The genomic stretch aagttttgacTACTTTAGTTCCATCCTCAGGCCTCTGATACATGGCCtgatgtttcaggccctcttcttACTACATCCCCTAGTGTACAAAGGGGACGATAGCCCTGCCCAGCCTTCCAGAGGTGGCAGTGAGGGCCACTGTGCTAAAGAGGGGGAGGTGCCCAGGGGCTGCGGTGATGGTCAGGTCAGAGACAGAAATGCCGGGGGACTGAGCTGGCTAACGGCGAGGGCACAGTTTGGTGAAGTTTTCTAATTTCCACTGGCTGCACCTGGGGTGCATTTGAATCAGACACTGAAGCAAGAGGAGGACGGAGCTGGGGGACCCTGATCCTGAGCTGGGGCAAAGCAGGGTAGCACTGCTGCATGACAgagcttcctctccctccccagttgTGAACCTTTCTGCTTTGCCTCCCAGTGAGTGGCCAGAATGACCGGATCATCGGCGGCGCCCCCTGCAAGCCTCACTCCAGACCCTGGCAGGCCGCCCTCTTTGTGGGCACCCAGCTCAACTGTGGAGGGACCctgattgccagaaactgggTGGTGACTGCAGCCCACTGCCATGTCAATTGGTGAGTGTGAGTTTGTGGGGGCGTCAGGTGAGGTGGAGGGTGTAGGGGAGAGGGTCTGTGTGTAGCTGAGTGGGTGTGTGATTGTAAGTGGGTGTGATGGAGTGGTTGTGCATGTGTTGGGAAGTGTATGTCTGATTGTGAATGGGTGAGAGAGTGcagttgtgcatgtgtgtgtgcgtgtgttgggTAGGGCATGTGTGATTGTGAGTGGGTCTGAGAGCATGGTTGTGCATTTTGTGAATATgttagggagtgtgtgtgtgtatgattgtGATTGAGCATTTGTGAATGGTTTGGGGAGGGCATGTGTGATTGTGATTGGGAGAGTGCAATTGTGCATTTGTGTGTTTGGGGAGAGCATATGTGACTGTAAATTTAGGGGGGAAGAGTGTATACATGattgtgtatatgtgtgtttgtAAAAGGATTTTTTTGTGTCCATGGGACTGTGTCTGTGTTTGACCTCATAGCCAGGCCTAGTGATTTCTGCATCCAGCCCATATATGATGGTTGAGCTAGCACAACCTTAACTCCACCCCCTTGTGTGTGCGCCCTTAACTCCACCTTCAGAGATTCATGGATTCCATAGATTCATGTTCTACCCATCCAGTTTGGCTTCCTATatagcccaggccagagaacctctcCCAGGGATTCCAGCCCAACAACCAGTGCCCAGTTTCCACCATGGACTAGGTTCCCCACCCCACGCTTTTCTGACAGGTGTCCATTTCTCTGCAGCCCCATCAGCGTGCGCCTGGGAGAGCACAACATCAAGCATCTGGATTGGACAGAGCAGCTGACAATCTCCGAGAAAATGATCCGCCACCCCCACTATAACCCCGCCAGCAAGGACAATGACATCATGCTCATCAAACTGCTCACCCCGGCTAACTTCAACAAATATGTCCAGCCCCTGGAGCTACCTACCAGTTGCCCCTCCGCCGGGGAGGAATGTGTGGTATCTGGATGGGGAACAACAAAAAGCCCTCAATGTACGGTAACACCAATGTTTGGGGGCGGTCTTAGCTTCAAGGGGGAAGAAGCCATCAGGTcggaaaaatgagaaaaatatacaTTACTAGAATTTTGAACATCCCCCcaaatttcttcttctttcttgccaTGTCCCTATTTGCCTCAGCAACTTTTATGGCCATTTCCCTGGAAAACTTTCccaagaatttatttatttatttatttttcagcaatCAGTCATTCCTGAGGTTCCATTTAGAGCCATTGGGAAATTTGCCATCGAAATTTTATCTCCCCCCAGCGTAAAATTGGGTGGCTGATCAGTTGTAATTTTCCATGGCGTGGGGCTACTTCCTGGGAAAAGTTTGATTTGTGGTTGAAAAAATGAGTGCTGAAAAACTTTTGCCAAAAACATTTTGGTTGGAAATTGGAGAAGACTTTGGCCAAAAATTAAAGGTTTTGgctaaaaatgaaaacagattttggcCAGAACCTGAAGGGGTTTTTCTGGTGGAAAGTTGTAGATTTTGGgggtgaaaaaggaaaaaatttggcgaaaaacagaaagaaatttGGAGATTCTGTATTTCTTTGAGGAAAAGATGAAATTTCACTccattttctctccattttccAACTAGGAAGAGTTTGATTTATGAAAGGTTGATTTAAGGTTAACATGTGCCTCAGAGAGGTTCTAGGTGTGTCCATTGACCCTGGCCCTGGATCTGAGCCTGTGTCAGTGGAGCTGTGTCTATTGACCCTGGCCTTGGATCTAACTCTAAGACTTTCTCCCACTGACAAAATATCCATTGTGCTGTTTTGCTGTTTTTTGTAGTGTACTTTCCACCTGTTCTCCATTGTGGCAACATCTCCATTTTCTCTCAGCAAAAGTGCCGCAGTATCTACCCTCACTACTACACCGAGAACATGCTTTGTGCTGGTGTGCTTGAAGGGGGAATAGACTCGTGCCAGGTGAGGGGAAGGCATAGCTGAGGGTGGGATTGGGGGGCTGGCCTGGTGGTCCTACTGCCTTGGGTGCAGTTGGTGCAGGAATGGGACCaagagcagggagagagaatgggAGGAAGGTGAGACCAACTCCAATGGGTTCTTGAGTGGTTTTCTATAGAGGCATCGTTTTCAAGGCCAGAACAGACCATCCTACTGACCTAGTGTGCCCAGGATGGAAAACCTCCCCAGGGATTCCTGCATTCAGCCCATATCTAGGGGTCGAGCTAGAGCATCCGTAATGCCGCCTCGTTGGATGTTTGCTCTTAACTCTGCCCAATTCAGAGTTCTGATGTCTAAGAAGGATGATTAGATCAACTAGGGtggaaaatttcacccaaatACTCCTGTATCGAACCAAATTTGATGTACAAGGTTGCCTAGAGCTATACTAAGATGCATGTTGTTTACGTGAGCACCGTTTACTATGCAATCCAGATCATTCTGTAGAATTGACCTGTTCTCTGCTGTCTGGTTATTGAGCCTTTCCATAGATCACATTTTTCCAGCCCAAGAGGGTTagaaagatattttattttttaaatcagagctgAGATTCTCCTACACTGACCAGGgcaataatggatttttcaggtCTCTGGCCATTCCggaaggaaaaaaattcatttctgcTCCAACCACATCTgaaaattttcataatttttggtcaatcaaaaagtcagaaaaaatagCTTCAGGTCGAGGGCAAGGTTTCATTTTGAGaacatcaaaatatttgtaaCTAGGGttagttttaaaaggaaattataaAGAACAAAGTCATTGCGAGCCGGAAAATTACCAGATTTGGTTTCCAAACTGGCGAGACGACACATTCTGATGTTTCAGAAATGTTGGGTCAGTTTCTGTCCATCTGAAACAAATTCGGTGAAATCGAGGTGACGTCACAAAATGTTTCCATGTCACCAAACCGCCGCTTTTAACCGAAAGAAAGCtttgtgtgaaaaattttgcccagctgtcCTCCCATAGTCATAAAGTCATGGAGTTTCAGGCTAGAAGAGATCACCAGACCATTTAGCCTCCTGTAGATCACGGGCCACCAGCACTGAAACCGATGGCCAAACTGAGACCAAATTATTACAGCCAGGATCCCGTGACTCTGGGGGTTTAAGAAAATCCCTACATATCCTGAGCCTCACTAGAGTTTGGCAAGTCTGGTGGTGAACCCAGGAGTTCTCAGGAACCCAGGACAAAGAGCAGGAATGAGTGGGTGCAATTATAATGGGTGGGACTTGCTTATCTGATTGTTGCAGTAGAATCTGAGAACTAATGGGCAGACATGTCTTGACAGGGGAGGGTTGGAGGATCCCAGATTAACCCCGTCACAAAAACGATCCCATTGTGGCTGCAAAGACAAGAAGTTCTCTGAAATCTGCTGGGTGCTCTGCTTTAGACAATGGAAAGGATGCATAAACCTGGCCTCACCTCTTGTGTCCTGGAGGGGGTAGTGAGGGGAGGCTTCCCATGACAATGAAAAGCCTGGATCTTCTTGTTCTTCCCCCAtatcgacaggtttcagagtagcagccgtgttagtctgtattcgcaaaaagaaaaggagtacttgtggcaccttagagactaacaaatttattagagcataagctttcgtgagctacagctcacttcatcggatgaagtgagctgtagctcacgaaagcttatgctctaataaatttgttagtctctaaggtgccacaagtactccttttctttttccctcataTCGGCAGCGTGGTCCACATGTTAGACCAGGGGAGTGTATGCGCTGGGGATCTGTGTTTCCCACTGTCTGTGAATTTAAATAGAAGCGGAACAGCCAcatttccttcccctgccccactccctcaaACTGggtttgaaaatcccaaccccaCCTGCTATGGCAAGcgactgccctgctctgtgcctcagtttccccatctggggtATAATAAAAATGCCCGCTCCTCCCATGGCTAGAATCAGTGTGTCAGGGAGTCAGGACACCTTCATTCTATTCCCAggtcctgctgggtgaccttggccaaatcacttctccccactctgtgcctcagttcccccctctGCATAATGGAGAATAAGGGAAAAAACACAAGCTCCGCCCATGCAAGTAGCCatcaagtgatttagacaaaggtGCTGGATTAGAAATCAGGACACCTAGGTTCTATTGCCaccaggtgaccttgggcaaatcacttctccTCGCCTCAGTCCCTCCCCCGACTTTGTCTGCTTAGACTGAGCATTTTTGGGAaagaggcggggagggggaattgaacccCAGGCATCCAGAACCCAGCTGGCACCTTAACCATTGGACTCTCTTTCCTAGCCAGTTAGTGGCAACCTAAACAAAAGGTATTTTTGAAAACGGGTGGCCTGTGGTTTTAAAGTGGTAGCAAGAATCCAGtcagtgggaggggctggggattgTCATAATCAGGAATGAAGCAGAAGAGGGAGACAGAGCAGCTTTCGAGGATAACACCATTTCCTTTATTAGAATAGAGCTCCTTGTTCAGTGTCAGAAGAAAGTGACTATGCATAGTGCAGGTGAACACAGAACGGCTCGCAgcccccctctagtggctgctgCATTGGTTCCCTGGTGCCCCCCGTCACCTTTAATGAGCTATTTCCCGCCGTCGAGATGCAGAGCCCTTGGGACTGCGCTGTTCCTGAAGTTTACCATCTAGTGGCAGACAAGAGTGATACCGCCCATGCTTTCAATCCCTAGCTGTGCAATCATTTTGGGGGCCTGCCGATGGGGCTTGGAAGAAGCTATTCACGTGCAACCCTGTGCATTTGCatcacagcagggaggggaattTTGCTCTTGGCT from Dermochelys coriacea isolate rDerCor1 chromosome 24, rDerCor1.pri.v4, whole genome shotgun sequence encodes the following:
- the LOC119847922 gene encoding trypsin-like, with amino-acid sequence MEQLGIALLLVTAVSGQNDRIIGGAPCKPHSRPWQAALFVGTQLNCGGTLIARNWVVTAAHCHVNCPISVRLGEHNIKHLDWTEQLTISEKMIRHPHYNPASKDNDIMLIKLLTPANFNKYVQPLELPTSCPSAGEECVVSGWGTTKSPQLYFPPVLHCGNISIFSQQKCRSIYPHYYTENMLCAGVLEGGIDSCQGDSGGPLVCNGKFQGIVSWGSQTCALSNKPGVYVTVCKYVNWIRETMNNN